In one Meles meles chromosome 17, mMelMel3.1 paternal haplotype, whole genome shotgun sequence genomic region, the following are encoded:
- the RGS18 gene encoding regulator of G-protein signaling 18 encodes METSLVFFPQLNMCESKEKAFFKLIHGSGKEETSKEAKIRAKEKRNRLSLLVQKPEFHEETKSSRSGHLAKETRVSPEEAVIWGESFDKLLSHKDGLKTFTTFLKTEFSEENIEFWIACEDFKKSKDPQQIIIKAKAIYEKFIQNDAPQEVNLDFHTKEVITKSITQPTLHSFDAAQSRVYQLMEQDSYTRFLKSDMYLDLTEGRPQRPTNLRRRSRSFTCTEFQDVKSDVAIWL; translated from the exons atgGAAACATCATTGGTTTTCTTTCCTCAGTTAAATATGTgtgaatcaaaagaaaaagcttttttcAAGTTAATACATGgttcaggaaaagaagaaacaagcaaAGAAGCCAAAATCAG agctaaggaaaaaagaaataggttAAGTCTTCTTGTGCAGAAACCTGAGTTTCATGAAGAAACCAAATCCAGCAGATCTGGGCACTTGGCCAAAGAAACAAG AGTCTCCCCTGAAGAAGCAGTGATATGGGGTGAATCTTTTGACAAACTGCTTTCCCATAAAG ATGGACTGAAGACTTTTACCACATTCCTTAAAACTGAATTCAGTGAGGAAAACATTGAATTTTGGATAGCCTGTGAAGATTTCAAGAAAAGTAAAGACCCTCAACAAATTATCATTAAAGCAAAAGCAATATATGAGAAATTTATACAGAATGATGCTCCACAAGAG GTTAACCTTGATTTTCACACCAAAGAAGTCATTACCAAGAGCATCACTCAACCTACCCTACACAGTTTTGATGCTGCGCAAAGCAGAGTGTATCAGCTTATGGAACAAGACAGTTACACACGTTTTCTGAAATCTGACATGTATTTAGACTTGACAGAAGGAAGACCTCAGAGACCAACAAATCTTAGAAGACGATCACGCTCATTCACCTGTACAGAGTTCCAAGATGTAAAGTCAGATGTTGCCATTTGGTTATAA